Proteins co-encoded in one Nonomuraea helvata genomic window:
- the istA gene encoding IS21 family transposase — MIKVEDWAEIRRLHRAEGMPIKAIARHLGIARNTVRRALAAEEPPKYQRPSKKSIVDAVEPQIRQLLRQWPDMPATVIAERISWQRSITVLKDRIRQIRPEYRPVDPASRTSYQPGELAQCDLWFPPARIPVGPGRGMSLPVLVLVCGYSRWLLARMLPSRAAGDLFAGMWALLSLLGATPKTLVWDNEGAIGAWKGGRPQLTRDAEAFRGTLGARILQCRPADPEAKGLVERANGYLETSFLPGRAFTGPHDFNTQLEGWLQRANQRHHRRLDCRPADRIGADRAAMVALPPVPPTVGWRSATRLARDHYVRVASNDYSVHPSAIGRLVEVVADLEHVTVTCAGQVMARHERCWDAHQTLTDPAHARAAAALRSARLQAVATPIDTEVEQRQLSDYDALLGIETVA; from the coding sequence GTGATCAAGGTGGAGGACTGGGCGGAGATCCGCCGGTTGCACCGGGCCGAGGGCATGCCGATCAAAGCGATCGCGCGGCATCTGGGCATCGCCAGGAACACGGTGCGGCGGGCATTGGCGGCCGAGGAGCCGCCGAAGTATCAACGGCCAAGTAAGAAGTCGATCGTGGATGCGGTAGAACCGCAGATCCGCCAGCTGCTGCGGCAGTGGCCGGACATGCCCGCGACGGTGATCGCCGAGCGGATCAGCTGGCAGCGGTCGATAACCGTGCTCAAGGACCGCATCCGGCAGATCCGGCCGGAGTACCGGCCCGTCGATCCGGCCTCGCGCACCAGCTACCAGCCGGGCGAGCTGGCTCAATGCGATCTATGGTTCCCGCCGGCCCGCATCCCGGTCGGGCCCGGCCGCGGGATGAGCCTGCCGGTGCTGGTCCTGGTCTGCGGCTACTCGCGCTGGCTGCTGGCCCGGATGCTGCCTTCCCGCGCAGCGGGGGATCTGTTCGCTGGGATGTGGGCGCTGCTGTCCCTGCTCGGCGCCACCCCGAAGACTCTCGTGTGGGACAACGAGGGCGCCATCGGGGCATGGAAAGGCGGCCGCCCGCAGCTCACCCGCGACGCCGAAGCCTTCCGCGGCACGTTGGGCGCTCGCATCCTGCAGTGCCGGCCGGCCGATCCGGAAGCCAAAGGGCTGGTGGAGCGGGCCAACGGCTATCTGGAGACCTCATTCCTGCCGGGCCGCGCCTTCACCGGCCCGCACGACTTCAACACCCAGCTGGAGGGTTGGCTGCAGCGAGCCAACCAGCGCCATCATCGCCGTCTGGACTGCCGTCCGGCGGACCGGATCGGCGCGGATCGGGCGGCGATGGTCGCGTTGCCGCCAGTGCCGCCGACCGTGGGCTGGCGCAGCGCGACCCGGCTGGCGCGCGATCACTACGTGCGCGTCGCCTCCAACGACTACTCCGTTCACCCGTCCGCGATCGGCCGCCTGGTCGAGGTCGTCGCCGACCTGGAGCACGTCACGGTGACCTGCGCCGGCCAGGTGATGGCCCGGCACGAGCGCTGCTGGGACGCCCACCAGACGCTCACCGACCCCGCTCACGCCCGGGCCGCGGCGGCGCTGCGCTCAGCCAGGCTGCAGGCCGTGGCCACGCCGATCGACACTGAGGTGGAACAACGCCAGCTCAGCGACTACGACGCTTTGCTCGGCATCGAGACGGTGGCGTGA
- the istB gene encoding IS21-like element helper ATPase IstB, with product MATRTTSTASAAAANGRNLAAELAYLTRVLKAPSLAAAVERLAERARAESWTHEEFLAACLQREVAARDSHGGEARIRAARFPARKALEDFDYDHQRSLKREAIAHLSTLDFVTARENVVFLGPPGTGKTHLSIGLGIRACQAGHRVAFATAAEWVARLADAHTVGRLQDELVKLARIPVLIVDEVGYIPFEPEAANLFFQLVSSRYERASLIVTSNKPFGRWGEVFGDDVVAAAMIDRLVHHAEVISLKGDSYRLKNRDLGRVPPARSEHEQ from the coding sequence ATGGCCACACGAACCACCAGCACCGCGTCGGCGGCGGCCGCGAATGGCCGCAACCTTGCCGCCGAGCTGGCCTATCTGACCCGGGTGCTGAAGGCGCCGTCGCTGGCCGCGGCCGTCGAACGGCTGGCCGAACGAGCCCGCGCCGAGTCCTGGACGCATGAGGAGTTCCTGGCCGCCTGCCTGCAACGCGAGGTGGCCGCCCGCGACTCCCACGGCGGCGAGGCCCGCATCCGCGCCGCCCGCTTCCCGGCCCGCAAGGCTCTAGAAGATTTCGACTACGACCACCAGCGCTCACTCAAACGCGAGGCCATCGCCCATCTGAGCACGCTGGACTTCGTCACCGCCCGGGAGAACGTGGTCTTCCTCGGCCCGCCCGGCACCGGCAAGACGCACCTGTCGATCGGGCTGGGGATCCGCGCATGCCAGGCCGGTCACCGGGTCGCCTTTGCCACCGCGGCCGAGTGGGTGGCCCGCCTGGCCGACGCGCACACCGTCGGCCGCTTGCAGGACGAGCTGGTCAAGCTGGCCCGCATCCCGGTCCTGATCGTGGACGAGGTCGGCTACATCCCATTCGAGCCCGAGGCCGCCAACCTGTTCTTCCAGCTGGTCTCGAGCCGCTACGAACGCGCCAGCTTGATCGTCACGTCCAACAAGCCCTTCGGACGCTGGGGCGAGGTATTCGGCGACGACGTGGTCGCCGCCGCCATGATCGACCGCCTCGTCCACCACGCCGAAGTGATCTCACTGAAGGGAGACAGCTACCGGCTGAAGAACCGCGACCTGGGCCGGGTTCCACCAGCCCGATCCGAGCACGAGCAGTAG
- a CDS encoding DUF5919 domain-containing protein, which produces MNSVEEPEPRTEPKPATGAGPTADISALPHMADVTAVFSSRSTFSSAYPASTLLDSAREINAAGLSLNMLCQNYPDHQLRRLLESGTRIRCLFLDPNGTAIRAREAEEGHVENTLTTLTALNISVLTRLRDRLDPTSSQRLELHVYDETIRFNILIVDRALCVVQPYLPQARGVDSPTLVIRDNTAAEGLFPVFDQVISEMWERSKPI; this is translated from the coding sequence GTGAACTCCGTCGAGGAGCCTGAACCGAGGACAGAGCCCAAGCCAGCCACAGGCGCCGGCCCCACAGCCGATATCAGCGCTCTGCCGCACATGGCCGATGTGACCGCCGTGTTCAGCAGCCGCTCCACCTTCTCCTCGGCCTATCCGGCATCGACCCTGCTCGACAGCGCCAGGGAAATCAACGCCGCGGGCCTGTCGCTCAACATGCTCTGCCAGAACTATCCCGATCACCAGCTCAGGCGTCTGTTGGAGTCAGGCACCCGAATTCGCTGCCTCTTCCTTGATCCGAACGGCACGGCGATCCGTGCCCGCGAAGCAGAAGAGGGCCATGTGGAGAACACGCTCACGACCCTTACCGCGCTCAACATCAGCGTTCTCACCAGACTGCGCGACCGGCTCGACCCCACATCGTCCCAGCGCCTCGAACTTCACGTCTACGACGAGACGATCCGCTTCAACATCCTGATCGTGGACCGAGCCCTCTGCGTCGTGCAGCCCTACCTCCCGCAAGCCCGCGGAGTCGACTCCCCCACGCTCGTGATCAGAGACAACACCGCCGCAGAAGGCTTGTTCCCCGTCTTCGACCAAGTGATCAGCGAGATGTGGGAGCGGAGCAAGCCCATATGA